In the genome of Thermodesulfobacteriota bacterium, one region contains:
- the malQ gene encoding 4-alpha-glucanotransferase: MNKRGSGILLHITSLPSPFGIGDLGPDAYRFVDFLSEARQSYWQILPLTPTLTVFGNSPYSSSSAFAGNPLLISPQVLSEWGLLSSSDIETAPSSANGRVDYEVVTKYKSRLFTLAYENFSRKGELSEFERFCQENSFWLEDYALFVVLKGQFKSSWNNWSEDIRDRKPGVVRELNDKFKHRIGMEKFLQYIFYKQWFYLKSYSNNKGIHIIGDIPIYVSFDSAEVWANPEIFKLDEKKKPTFVAGVPPDYFSKSGQRWGNPVYRWDVLKDQGYSWWIKRMEHSLTLFDAVRLDHFRGFVAYWEVPAKEKTAINGKWVEAPAVDFFDILTRHFTRLPIIAEDLGYITPDVKEVMDRYGFPGMKLLIFAFGDDFPKGSYLPHNHEKRNVVYTGTHDNNTIKGWFRTEATPEDKARFFRYIGREIDEEEIHWEFIRLAMMSVADYCIIPMQDLLGLGQEARMNLPATSKGNWGWRLQPGQLTADVEGKLKEMTETYGRG; the protein is encoded by the coding sequence ATGAATAAACGCGGAAGCGGGATACTTCTTCACATTACCTCTTTACCGTCTCCTTTTGGCATAGGAGACCTGGGACCGGATGCATATAGATTTGTGGATTTTCTTTCCGAAGCCAGGCAGAGCTACTGGCAGATACTCCCGTTAACCCCGACACTCACCGTTTTCGGGAATTCTCCCTACAGCAGTTCTTCCGCCTTTGCCGGAAACCCGCTCCTTATAAGTCCTCAAGTTTTATCGGAATGGGGATTACTATCCAGTTCGGATATTGAAACCGCTCCGTCCTCTGCTAATGGGAGGGTTGATTATGAGGTTGTGACCAAGTACAAATCCAGGCTATTTACCCTGGCCTACGAGAATTTCAGCAGAAAAGGCGAGCTATCTGAGTTCGAGAGATTTTGCCAGGAGAATTCTTTCTGGCTGGAGGATTACGCTCTATTCGTTGTCTTGAAAGGGCAATTTAAAAGTTCCTGGAATAATTGGTCAGAGGATATTAGGGATAGAAAACCCGGTGTGGTTAGAGAGTTGAATGACAAATTTAAGCACAGGATTGGGATGGAGAAATTTCTACAGTATATCTTCTATAAGCAGTGGTTTTACCTCAAAAGCTATAGCAATAACAAGGGAATCCACATCATAGGGGATATTCCGATATACGTTAGTTTTGATAGTGCCGAGGTGTGGGCTAACCCGGAGATATTTAAATTGGATGAGAAAAAGAAGCCCACATTTGTGGCCGGGGTTCCACCGGATTATTTCAGCAAGAGCGGACAGCGTTGGGGGAATCCGGTGTACCGATGGGATGTCCTTAAGGATCAAGGATACTCATGGTGGATTAAACGGATGGAACACAGCTTAACGCTCTTTGACGCTGTCCGGCTCGACCACTTCAGAGGGTTCGTTGCCTATTGGGAGGTCCCGGCAAAGGAAAAAACTGCTATAAACGGAAAATGGGTGGAGGCGCCGGCCGTAGACTTCTTTGATATATTGACCAGGCATTTTACCCGCCTCCCTATTATTGCCGAGGACCTGGGATACATAACCCCTGATGTGAAGGAAGTTATGGACCGTTATGGATTTCCGGGGATGAAACTCCTTATTTTTGCGTTTGGTGACGATTTCCCCAAGGGTTCCTATCTTCCCCACAACCATGAAAAGAGGAACGTGGTTTATACCGGGACTCATGACAACAACACGATTAAAGGATGGTTCAGGACTGAGGCTACCCCGGAGGATAAAGCGCGCTTTTTTAGGTACATAGGAAGGGAGATAGATGAAGAGGAAATACACTGGGAATTCATCAGGTTGGCTATGATGTCCGTAGCCGATTATTGCATAATTCCGATGCAGGACCTGCTCGGTCTTGGCCAGGAGGCCAGAATGAACCTCCCGGCAACCTCCAAGGGGAACTGGGGGTGGAGGCTTCAGCCTGGCCAGTTAACGGCGGATGTAGAAGGGAAGTTGAAAGAAATGACCGAGACCTATGGGAGGGGGTAA
- a CDS encoding RNA-binding protein, whose translation MHGSKLYVGNLSYSVTKEQLKELFSNYGSVSEIKIIEGKGFGFVEMSSQSEAEKAKEALDGSILQGRNLKVNEARPQLSGGGKRNFRR comes from the coding sequence ATGCATGGCAGTAAACTTTATGTAGGAAATCTTAGTTATTCGGTAACAAAGGAGCAGTTAAAAGAATTGTTTTCCAATTACGGTTCGGTTAGCGAAATAAAGATAATCGAAGGAAAGGGTTTTGGATTCGTGGAGATGTCCAGCCAGTCAGAGGCGGAAAAGGCTAAGGAAGCATTGGACGGTTCAATTTTGCAGGGCCGGAACCTGAAAGTTAACGAAGCCCGTCCTCAGTTAAGCGGTGGAGGAAAGAGGAACTTCCGAAGATAG